From Candidatus Margulisiibacteriota bacterium, the proteins below share one genomic window:
- a CDS encoding potassium-transporting ATPase subunit C, whose translation MKNIVIGVKFFIAATILTGLFYPLFITLIGQTFFSPSSNGRLDLIAQKFDQDKYFWSRPSSQDYNPLPSGGSNLSATSKQLKDTVEGRKQQLLKADPTKTVAEVPADLIYASGSGLDPHLSPAAAVFQLTRVVKARGLDSAMKGEIIKLIAKSTEGRDLNLFGEPRVNVLKLNAELDNIR comes from the coding sequence ATGAAAAATATAGTAATTGGCGTCAAATTCTTTATCGCCGCAACGATCCTGACCGGCCTGTTTTATCCGCTGTTTATAACCTTGATCGGGCAGACCTTTTTTTCACCAAGCTCGAACGGACGCCTTGATTTGATCGCCCAGAAGTTCGACCAGGATAAATATTTCTGGTCCAGGCCTTCTTCCCAAGACTATAATCCCCTACCCTCAGGCGGCAGTAATCTTTCAGCGACAAGTAAACAGTTAAAAGATACGGTCGAAGGAAGAAAACAGCAGCTGCTTAAGGCCGATCCAACCAAAACTGTCGCTGAGGTGCCGGCCGATCTCATCTACGCTTCCGGCTCCGGGCTGGACCCGCACCTCAGTCCTGCCGCAGCCGTCTTCCAGCTTACCCGGGTGGTGAAGGCCCGCGGACTTGATTCAGCTATGAAAGGTGAGATAATTAAACTGATCGCGAAATCGACGGAAGGCCGGGATTTGAACCTTTTCGGCGAACCGAGGGTTAACGTCTTAAAATTGAACGCCGAACTGGATAACATCCGTTAA